A window of Chloracidobacterium sp. N contains these coding sequences:
- a CDS encoding RDD family protein yields the protein MESNLPPTSTEVPGAGGPFPREVQPAGTVPAWRAELSARVRQVKARRMMESELEAARRDQRGSARQPTEPDAPPASDQASEVTTAAPRPDEETPADNLPLDDLETIENPLVRGALRRVRRAAESPRPPVSFPPRRASSLTPEVLTVTATAVTTAAPVAEAPYLDISEIASELDAALGDFDLLTEPPATETKPPAPPAAAPEPTPLPTTAAAPKRHLRRIRPLVRERVLAGVVDSAVVALSCLPLLFVVVLTGTPLIHPGVAVIVACAAALLAGMYLFGTVTVAGQTFGMMYMGLRVVSIYEDHDLNPVQALLRTLGCGLSLLPLGAGFLWVLIDRDQRGWHEYLSATQVVREWYVETLPEA from the coding sequence AGTGCCGGGCGCTGGCGGGCCCTTCCCGCGCGAAGTGCAGCCGGCCGGCACGGTTCCGGCCTGGCGCGCCGAGTTGAGCGCCCGGGTGCGGCAGGTCAAGGCGCGGCGGATGATGGAATCCGAACTCGAAGCCGCCCGCCGTGACCAGCGTGGCAGCGCCAGGCAGCCAACAGAACCGGACGCGCCCCCTGCATCCGACCAGGCTTCGGAAGTCACCACGGCAGCGCCACGGCCGGACGAAGAGACACCAGCGGACAACCTACCGCTGGATGACCTGGAAACCATTGAGAATCCTCTCGTGCGGGGCGCACTGCGGCGCGTCCGCCGGGCAGCCGAATCACCGCGCCCCCCTGTCAGCTTTCCGCCCCGGCGGGCAAGCAGCCTGACGCCCGAAGTTCTGACGGTCACAGCCACGGCCGTGACCACAGCCGCGCCGGTGGCTGAAGCGCCTTACCTGGACATCAGCGAAATCGCCAGCGAACTCGATGCCGCACTGGGCGATTTCGACCTGCTCACCGAACCTCCGGCCACCGAAACGAAACCTCCGGCCCCACCCGCTGCGGCCCCGGAGCCGACGCCACTGCCGACGACGGCGGCCGCTCCGAAACGACACCTGCGGCGCATCCGTCCGCTCGTGCGCGAACGGGTTCTGGCCGGCGTCGTAGATAGCGCTGTCGTGGCGCTCTCGTGCCTGCCGCTGCTGTTCGTGGTCGTCCTGACCGGAACGCCCCTGATTCATCCGGGCGTGGCCGTGATTGTCGCCTGCGCGGCGGCGCTTCTGGCGGGCATGTACCTGTTCGGCACCGTGACGGTCGCCGGGCAGACTTTCGGCATGATGTACATGGGCCTGCGCGTGGTGAGTATCTACGAAGACCACGACCTCAACCCCGTTCAGGCGTTGCTCCGTACCCTTGGCTGCGGGCTCTCCCTGCTGCCGCTCGGCGCGGGTTTTCTGTGGGTTCTCATTGACCGTGACCAGCGCGGTTGGCATGAATACCTCTCGGCGACACAAGTCGTGCGCGAGTGGTACGTCGAGACACTTCCTGAAGCGTGA
- a CDS encoding type II toxin-antitoxin system HicB family antitoxin, translated as MTKAFKIIVEKHSDGYVAYPLGLKGVVVGQGDTYEEALADVKSAISFHIQTFGPDVIEGEEAILEAFIAETSVGV; from the coding sequence GTGACAAAAGCATTCAAAATCATCGTGGAAAAGCACTCCGACGGCTATGTTGCCTACCCCCTTGGTCTAAAAGGTGTGGTGGTTGGTCAGGGAGATACCTATGAAGAAGCACTTGCCGATGTGAAATCGGCGATCAGCTTCCATATTCAGACATTCGGGCCGGATGTTATTGAAGGTGAAGAAGCCATCCTGGAAGCGTTTATTGCAGAGACAAGCGTAGGGGTCTGA
- a CDS encoding type II toxin-antitoxin system HicA family toxin, with product MPRFPVDAPVERVIKALEILGFRLLREGNHIAMARENPDGTRTPLTIPNHRKIKGSTLRTILTQSSIPREDFLRAYDAT from the coding sequence ATGCCCAGGTTCCCAGTTGATGCGCCTGTTGAGCGAGTCATCAAGGCGCTGGAAATCCTGGGCTTTCGCCTACTCCGAGAAGGCAACCACATCGCGATGGCGCGCGAAAACCCGGACGGGACGCGAACGCCTTTGACAATCCCTAATCATCGTAAGATCAAGGGGTCAACGTTGCGGACAATTCTCACTCAATCCAGCATACCCAGAGAAGACTTCTTGAGAGCCTACGATGCTACATAA
- the lpxK gene encoding tetraacyldisaccharide 4'-kinase, whose translation MPWPLAAISAETLSPAARAALYVPAKVYELGVRLRMALYETAYLKPRQLSKPVIAVGNLTVGGTGKTPLVEYIARYLTDESHETVILTRGYGRTATARARVVLNDGQPLPDWSLAGDEPLMLARRLPDVKIIVGADRYANGRFAETTYGCDVFVLDDGFQHLQLARDLNILVLDATDPFGNGDLLPFGRLREPLYALRRADAIVVTRTDRTFDQEHLLSVLAACEVTAPVFFAYHDIVGVHELGTRRAQAQRSLIGTPLGMFSALGNPTIFEDDLANLGANLVFKKQFPDHHRYTAADIAALVADAKAAGAQRLVTTEKDAVKVEGFDFGGLPVSVVEIKTMFDEEVGLKSLLLRTIVKKKGRLGRHAGSAGGNSR comes from the coding sequence ATGCCCTGGCCGCTGGCGGCCATTTCCGCTGAAACCCTGTCTCCTGCTGCGCGGGCGGCGCTGTACGTCCCGGCCAAAGTCTATGAACTGGGCGTGCGGCTGCGCATGGCGCTCTACGAGACGGCCTATCTCAAACCCCGGCAGCTCAGCAAACCGGTCATTGCCGTCGGCAACCTCACGGTTGGCGGAACGGGCAAAACACCGCTGGTCGAATACATTGCCCGTTATCTCACCGACGAAAGCCATGAAACCGTCATCCTGACACGCGGCTACGGGCGTACGGCGACGGCCCGGGCGCGGGTGGTGCTCAACGATGGACAGCCTCTGCCGGACTGGTCGCTGGCCGGCGATGAGCCGCTGATGCTGGCGCGCCGGTTGCCCGATGTCAAAATCATCGTTGGCGCTGACCGCTACGCCAATGGCCGCTTTGCCGAAACGACCTACGGTTGTGATGTGTTTGTTCTCGACGACGGTTTTCAGCACCTTCAGCTTGCGCGCGACCTCAACATCCTCGTCCTGGACGCCACTGACCCCTTCGGCAACGGGGACCTGCTCCCGTTCGGCCGCCTGCGTGAGCCGCTCTATGCCCTTCGACGAGCCGATGCCATCGTGGTCACACGGACAGACCGCACCTTTGACCAGGAACACCTGTTGAGCGTGCTGGCGGCATGTGAAGTCACGGCTCCGGTGTTTTTTGCCTACCACGACATTGTGGGCGTCCACGAACTGGGAACGCGCCGGGCGCAGGCGCAGCGCAGCCTCATCGGGACGCCGCTGGGCATGTTTTCGGCGCTGGGCAATCCGACCATCTTTGAAGACGACCTGGCCAACCTGGGGGCCAATCTCGTTTTCAAAAAGCAATTTCCCGACCATCACCGCTACACGGCCGCCGACATCGCCGCCCTTGTCGCCGATGCCAAAGCTGCTGGCGCACAGCGGCTGGTGACGACCGAAAAGGATGCCGTCAAGGTCGAAGGCTTCGACTTTGGTGGTCTGCCGGTCTCGGTCGTCGAAATCAAGACCATGTTCGACGAAGAAGTGGGCTTGAAAAGTTTGCTGCTGCGAACGATTGTGAAAAAGAAGGGCAGGTTGGGTCGCCACGCAGGCAGTGCAGGCGGGAACAGTCGGTGA